The Uruburuella testudinis genome window below encodes:
- a CDS encoding DUF3079 domain-containing protein has product MAKKFPIYPKNPERICWGCDKYCSAADLQCGNGCERIQHPIEMDGPEWYRHGDWSNLLSDAQQIELGLKDAPEKKTKPHIKLPLKTKAV; this is encoded by the coding sequence ATGGCCAAAAAATTTCCCATCTATCCGAAAAACCCCGAGCGTATCTGTTGGGGTTGCGATAAATATTGCTCAGCCGCCGATTTGCAGTGCGGTAACGGCTGCGAACGTATCCAACACCCGATTGAAATGGACGGCCCGGAATGGTACCGGCACGGTGATTGGAGCAATCTTTTGAGCGATGCGCAACAAATCGAGCTGGGCTTGAAAGATGCGCCGGAGAAAAAAACCAAACCGCACATCAAGTTGCCGCTGAAAACCAAAGCGGTTTGA
- a CDS encoding glycerate kinase has product MKIVIAPDSFKESLTALEVAAAIEIGLKKVLPDAEYIKVPMADGGEGTVQSLIDATDGRLLEVAVTAPLGNQTTAAFGISGDGKTAIIEMAAASGLHLVPPSERNPLQTTSYGTGELIKAALDAGVEKIILGIGGSATNDGGAGMLQALGAKLLDAGQQPVGFGGGSLQALAEVDLSGLDPRLQAVEIEVACDVNNPLCGEKGASAVFGPQKGASPEMVVELDKALNHFATVVQRDLALDINNKAGAGAAGGMGGGLLLLPDVQLKAGVQIVIDAVKLADKVQDADLVVTGEGRMDAQSIHGKTPVGVAQTAKAFGKPVIAIVGCLREDYEVVYAKGIDAVFPIIRQLGSMEDILKNGHDNLVSAAQNVGRIYQMGIVEK; this is encoded by the coding sequence ATGAAAATTGTAATCGCGCCTGATTCATTCAAAGAAAGCCTGACTGCGCTGGAAGTGGCTGCTGCGATTGAAATCGGCTTGAAAAAAGTATTACCTGATGCAGAATATATCAAAGTGCCGATGGCCGATGGCGGTGAGGGCACGGTGCAATCTCTGATTGATGCTACTGATGGCCGCCTGTTGGAAGTAGCGGTAACGGCACCGTTGGGTAATCAAACCACTGCTGCATTTGGTATTTCGGGCGACGGTAAAACCGCCATTATTGAAATGGCAGCCGCTTCCGGCTTGCATTTGGTACCGCCCTCAGAGCGCAACCCTTTGCAAACTACCAGCTACGGCACCGGTGAATTGATTAAAGCCGCATTGGATGCCGGAGTGGAAAAAATCATTCTCGGCATCGGTGGCAGCGCCACCAATGACGGAGGGGCGGGCATGTTGCAAGCATTGGGTGCGAAGCTGCTTGATGCAGGGCAGCAGCCGGTCGGTTTTGGCGGCGGTAGCCTGCAAGCTCTGGCCGAAGTAGATTTAAGCGGATTAGATCCGCGTTTGCAAGCCGTAGAAATCGAAGTGGCTTGCGATGTGAACAACCCTTTGTGTGGTGAAAAAGGCGCTTCAGCAGTATTTGGCCCGCAAAAAGGAGCCTCGCCCGAAATGGTGGTGGAGCTGGATAAAGCATTAAATCATTTTGCCACAGTGGTACAACGTGATTTAGCGCTGGACATCAATAATAAAGCAGGGGCAGGGGCTGCCGGCGGTATGGGCGGCGGTTTGCTGCTGCTGCCCGATGTGCAATTGAAAGCCGGCGTACAAATTGTGATTGATGCAGTAAAACTGGCCGACAAAGTGCAAGATGCCGATTTGGTGGTCACTGGGGAAGGGCGCATGGATGCACAAAGTATTCACGGCAAAACCCCCGTTGGCGTGGCGCAAACGGCCAAAGCTTTCGGCAAGCCGGTAATTGCGATTGTGGGTTGTCTGCGCGAAGATTATGAAGTGGTTTATGCAAAAGGAATTGATGCAGTATTCCCGATTATCCGCCAGCTCGGCAGTATGGAAGATATTTTGAAAAATGGCCATGATAATTTGGTATCTGCCGCGCAAAATGTAGGCAGGATTTACCAAATGGGTATAGTGGAAAAATAG
- a CDS encoding GntP family permease, translating to MVSVSAFGAIIALVVAIGLILKKVPPAYGMIVGALVGGLVGGAGLSETVSLMIGGAQGITTAVMRILAAGVLAGVLIESGAATVIAETIVKKLGETRALLALTIATMILTTVGVFVDVAVITVSPIALALAKRGGLSKAAILLAMVGGGKAGNIMSPNPNAIAASDAFNIPLTSVMVAGIVPAMFGVVVTYFLAKRLIKKGSVVQDDEVEIEDTSNLPRFAAAISAPLVAIVLLALRPIAGIAVDPLIALPAGGLVGALLMGKFKHSNHYAVSGLGKMAPVAIMLLGTGALAGIIANSGLKDVLIDGLTASGLPSYLLAPISGALMSLATASTTAGTVVASNVFSSTLLELGISGIAGAAMIHAGATVFDHMPHGSFFHATGGSVNMNIKERLTLIPYESAVGLMMTIISTLIFGVFKF from the coding sequence ATGGTCAGCGTATCGGCTTTCGGTGCCATCATTGCGTTGGTGGTCGCCATCGGATTGATTTTAAAGAAAGTGCCACCGGCTTACGGCATGATTGTCGGTGCATTGGTCGGCGGCTTGGTGGGCGGCGCCGGCTTGAGCGAAACCGTCAGTCTGATGATTGGCGGTGCACAAGGCATTACCACGGCCGTGATGCGTATTTTGGCAGCAGGTGTGCTGGCAGGGGTATTGATTGAATCAGGTGCGGCTACGGTGATTGCCGAAACCATTGTGAAAAAGCTGGGTGAAACCCGTGCCTTACTGGCGCTGACCATTGCTACCATGATTCTGACCACTGTAGGTGTGTTTGTGGATGTTGCGGTGATTACAGTATCGCCGATTGCTTTGGCGTTGGCCAAACGCGGCGGTCTGTCGAAAGCGGCTATTTTGCTGGCCATGGTCGGTGGCGGTAAAGCCGGTAATATCATGTCGCCCAATCCCAATGCTATTGCCGCTTCAGATGCCTTCAATATCCCGCTTACTTCGGTCATGGTCGCAGGCATCGTGCCTGCAATGTTTGGGGTGGTCGTTACTTACTTTTTAGCCAAGCGCTTAATCAAAAAAGGCAGTGTCGTGCAGGATGATGAGGTGGAAATTGAAGACACGAGCAACCTGCCGCGCTTCGCTGCTGCGATTTCCGCACCGCTGGTCGCAATTGTTTTATTGGCCTTGCGTCCGATTGCCGGTATTGCTGTTGATCCGCTGATTGCCTTACCGGCAGGCGGTTTGGTCGGCGCGTTGTTGATGGGCAAGTTTAAACACAGCAATCATTATGCTGTGAGCGGGTTGGGCAAAATGGCACCAGTAGCCATCATGCTGTTGGGCACGGGTGCTTTGGCCGGCATTATCGCCAATTCGGGCTTGAAAGATGTGTTAATAGACGGCCTTACTGCTTCAGGCCTGCCTTCTTATCTGTTGGCACCGATATCAGGTGCGCTGATGTCGCTGGCTACCGCATCTACTACCGCCGGTACAGTTGTGGCATCAAATGTGTTCAGCAGCACTTTGCTGGAACTCGGTATCAGCGGGATTGCCGGTGCGGCAATGATTCATGCCGGTGCCACAGTGTTTGACCATATGCCGCACGGTTCGTTTTTCCACGCCACCGGCGGTAGTGTGAATATGAACATTAAAGAGCGCTTGACGTTGATTCCGTATGAAAGCGCGGTAGGTTTGATGATGACGATAATTTCCACCCTGATTTTCGGTGTATTTAAATTTTAA
- a CDS encoding LysR family transcriptional regulator, producing the protein MESIIELRHLKTLLALEETGSVSLAAKRVFLTQSALSHQIRALEDYYETSLFERKSNPLRFTPAGERLLQLARELMPQVAAAERDMAQIIEGEAGELRLAVECHTCFDWLMPAMGEFRPLWPQVELDIVSGFQADPVGLLLTHRADLAIVSEAVPQAGIVYQPLFAYEMVGICAKDHPLAAKAVWQPEDFADETLITYPVPDDMLDLLRKVLLPNGINPQRRHSELTIAIIQLVASRRGIAALPYWTVMPYLEKDYVISRKITKHSLQSELYAAMRAEDTGKSYLDDFCQTVRERGFADLPGLSVLEM; encoded by the coding sequence ATGGAATCCATCATCGAATTACGCCATCTGAAAACCCTGCTGGCGCTGGAAGAAACCGGCAGCGTATCGCTGGCGGCCAAACGCGTGTTTCTAACCCAATCAGCCTTGTCGCATCAAATCCGCGCCCTCGAAGACTACTACGAAACCTCGCTGTTTGAGCGCAAATCCAACCCCTTGCGCTTCACCCCCGCCGGCGAACGCCTGCTGCAACTGGCGCGCGAGCTGATGCCGCAAGTGGCCGCCGCCGAGCGCGACATGGCGCAGATTATCGAAGGCGAAGCGGGCGAACTGCGGCTGGCGGTAGAATGCCATACCTGCTTCGACTGGCTGATGCCGGCAATGGGCGAATTCCGCCCGCTATGGCCGCAAGTGGAGCTGGATATCGTCTCCGGCTTCCAAGCCGACCCGGTCGGGCTGCTGCTGACCCACCGCGCCGATCTGGCCATCGTATCCGAAGCCGTACCGCAGGCCGGCATCGTTTACCAGCCTTTGTTTGCCTATGAAATGGTGGGCATTTGCGCCAAAGACCATCCGCTCGCCGCCAAAGCCGTATGGCAGCCGGAAGATTTTGCCGATGAAACCCTGATTACCTACCCCGTGCCCGATGATATGCTCGACTTGCTGCGCAAAGTGCTGCTGCCCAACGGCATCAACCCGCAACGCCGCCACAGCGAGCTGACCATCGCCATCATCCAGCTGGTGGCCAGCCGCCGCGGCATCGCCGCCCTGCCGTATTGGACGGTGATGCCTTATCTGGAAAAAGATTATGTGATTTCGCGCAAAATCACCAAACACAGCCTGCAAAGCGAACTTTATGCCGCCATGCGCGCAGAAGATACCGGCAAAAGCTATCTCGACGACTTTTGCCAAACCGTGCGCGAACGCGGCTTTGCCGACCTGCCCGGTTTGAGCGTGCTGGAGATGTAA
- a CDS encoding cytochrome b — translation MQADNAQSYGSISRFFHWLMAAGFAFMLFTALSWLLADDAEWTKGLMYYHKSVGFLLAVLVVLRLLWALANLKRRPPADSMAALFGHIALYVLMVAVPFIGLIRQYGGARGALEVFGATVMQGSPEKIDWMVQLGGNWHSTLAWVLFALAAGHIAMVAVHRLKGEDVLPRMLGR, via the coding sequence ATGCAGGCAGACAATGCCCAATCTTACGGCAGCATCAGCCGTTTTTTTCACTGGCTGATGGCGGCCGGTTTTGCCTTTATGCTGTTTACCGCACTTTCGTGGCTGTTGGCCGATGATGCCGAATGGACCAAAGGCCTGATGTATTACCATAAATCGGTGGGCTTTTTGTTGGCAGTGCTGGTGGTCTTGCGTCTGTTGTGGGCGCTGGCCAACCTCAAGCGCCGGCCGCCTGCCGACAGTATGGCGGCTCTGTTCGGCCATATTGCGCTGTATGTGTTGATGGTGGCGGTGCCGTTTATCGGCCTTATCCGCCAATATGGCGGCGCCCGCGGGGCATTGGAAGTGTTCGGCGCAACCGTGATGCAGGGTTCGCCGGAGAAAATCGATTGGATGGTGCAGCTGGGCGGCAATTGGCACAGCACGCTGGCGTGGGTGCTGTTTGCGCTGGCGGCGGGGCACATCGCCATGGTGGCGGTGCACCGTTTGAAAGGGGAAGATGTGTTGCCGCGTATGTTGGGGCGTTGA
- a CDS encoding NADH-dependent flavin oxidoreductase, translated as MNPIYAPLFQPYTLNNGAEIRNRLVVAPMTHYASNPDGSASKEELAWLRGRAGNIGMFITAATLVSAEGKAFPGQPESISEDDIYSLRRVAATIQAQGAKAILQIHHGGKLALKDLIGTHDIIAPSADETTGARAMTDEEIRRTIAAFAQAAELAVVAGFDGVEIHGANNYLIQQFYSGHSNRRNDEWGGSRENRMAFPLAVVKAVTDVAKRCGNGQFIIGYRFSPEEPEASGLTMEDTLALIDALVQTPLQYLHVSLWDFYKKARRGADTALTRMQLIHQRIGGKLPLIGVGNLFSADQILAAYQTGWAEFIALGKTVMINPNIGDLIANGEEADIITRLDPEQEDHYRIPPNLWAACLRGPAYLPPLKDKAWAPVDL; from the coding sequence ATGAATCCGATTTACGCTCCCCTTTTCCAACCCTATACGCTCAACAACGGCGCCGAAATCCGCAACCGTCTGGTGGTGGCGCCGATGACCCATTACGCGTCCAACCCCGACGGCAGCGCCAGCAAAGAAGAGCTGGCCTGGCTGCGCGGCCGCGCCGGCAACATCGGCATGTTTATCACCGCCGCCACGCTGGTATCGGCAGAGGGCAAAGCCTTTCCCGGCCAGCCCGAAAGCATCAGCGAAGACGACATCTACAGCCTGCGCCGCGTGGCCGCTACCATTCAGGCGCAGGGCGCCAAAGCCATTTTGCAGATTCACCACGGCGGCAAACTGGCGCTCAAAGATTTAATCGGCACACACGATATCATCGCACCCTCGGCCGACGAAACCACCGGAGCGCGGGCCATGACGGATGAAGAAATCCGCCGCACCATCGCCGCCTTTGCCCAAGCCGCCGAGCTGGCCGTGGTGGCCGGCTTCGACGGGGTTGAAATCCACGGAGCGAATAACTACCTGATCCAACAGTTTTATTCCGGCCACAGCAACCGCCGCAACGACGAATGGGGCGGCAGCCGTGAAAACCGCATGGCTTTTCCGCTGGCTGTAGTCAAAGCGGTTACTGATGTGGCCAAACGCTGCGGCAACGGGCAATTCATTATCGGCTACCGTTTCTCGCCCGAAGAGCCCGAAGCGAGCGGCCTGACCATGGAAGACACCTTGGCGCTCATCGATGCGCTGGTGCAAACGCCGTTGCAATACCTGCATGTGTCGCTGTGGGATTTTTACAAAAAAGCCCGCCGCGGCGCCGACACCGCGCTCACCCGCATGCAGCTGATTCACCAACGCATCGGCGGCAAGCTGCCCTTAATCGGCGTGGGCAACCTGTTTAGCGCCGATCAGATTCTTGCCGCCTATCAAACCGGCTGGGCCGAATTTATCGCACTGGGCAAAACAGTGATGATTAATCCGAACATCGGCGATTTGATTGCCAACGGCGAAGAAGCCGACATCATCACCCGCCTCGACCCCGAACAGGAAGACCATTACCGCATTCCGCCAAACCTGTGGGCCGCCTGCCTGCGCGGCCCCGCCTACCTGCCGCCGCTGAAAGACAAGGCATGGGCACCGGTGGATTTATAA
- a CDS encoding BCCT family transporter has translation MSVRKSSAGRPALRYKPAHSSSSYRHLGMFDADKNFKPRASATPDTRIDKFTFFGVLLILLTVTLPLVIFPEQGAAWVALTKAFVTEKFGGAYLAFGVLAVVFVAYISASDIGNIKLGKPEDEVEFKTASWAAMMFCGGIGSGILYWGILEWVYYYQGPPFGIAAGSPDAVRWASTYGMFHWGPVAWAIYLVPAVSIAYFAHVRNSPVLKVSQSLMPLLGERFTRSNWGKLVDVFFVFGMIGGGATSLGLASPMITEGLSVLFGTSGGLGMQLGVLLLTTLIFAYSAYQGLKGGIQFLSNINFYLAIAFLLFVLFAGPTVFILNTGLESLGRSLTHMATMMTWTEAFGQFEQHGFKRTNFPQDWTVFYWAWWLVFAPTIGLFIAKISKGRTIRQMAVGSIFFGSLGCAVFFIILGNYGLYMQLTGALDVVAVLNERGATATIFAILGTLPMAKLAIAVFTVLAVIFTATTFDSISYILASVVQREVDGEPHRWNRLFWAFTLCFMPASLMFIGGLSTLQTASIFAGAPLLLIMSLIMLSTIKAAKYDLHYQPDYSLKTIHIEELPDNAPWEQGETSEAPQGSVLAQQAQYEELRQQQNDESKD, from the coding sequence TTGTCCGTTCGTAAATCTTCTGCCGGCCGCCCTGCGCTGCGCTATAAACCGGCACACTCATCTTCTTCTTACCGCCATTTGGGCATGTTTGACGCCGATAAAAATTTCAAACCGCGCGCTTCGGCCACGCCCGACACCCGTATCGACAAATTTACTTTTTTCGGCGTGTTGCTGATTTTGCTGACGGTGACGCTGCCGTTGGTGATTTTTCCCGAACAAGGTGCGGCCTGGGTGGCGCTGACCAAAGCGTTTGTTACCGAAAAATTCGGCGGCGCTTATCTGGCTTTCGGGGTGTTGGCGGTGGTGTTTGTGGCATACATTTCCGCTTCGGATATCGGCAACATCAAATTGGGCAAGCCTGAAGATGAAGTGGAATTTAAAACTGCCTCGTGGGCGGCGATGATGTTTTGCGGCGGCATCGGTTCGGGCATTCTTTATTGGGGCATTTTGGAGTGGGTTTATTATTATCAAGGCCCGCCTTTCGGCATTGCCGCAGGTTCGCCTGATGCCGTGCGCTGGGCGTCGACATACGGTATGTTTCACTGGGGACCGGTGGCGTGGGCGATTTATCTGGTGCCGGCGGTGTCGATTGCTTATTTTGCCCATGTGCGCAATTCGCCGGTGCTGAAAGTGAGCCAGAGCCTGATGCCGCTGTTGGGCGAACGCTTTACCCGCAGCAATTGGGGCAAGCTGGTGGATGTGTTTTTTGTGTTTGGCATGATCGGCGGCGGCGCCACTTCGCTGGGCTTGGCTTCGCCGATGATTACCGAGGGTTTGTCGGTTTTATTCGGCACTTCCGGCGGCCTGGGCATGCAGCTGGGCGTGTTGCTGCTCACGACCCTGATTTTCGCCTACAGCGCCTACCAAGGCTTGAAGGGCGGCATTCAGTTTTTATCCAACATCAATTTTTATCTGGCCATCGCTTTTTTGCTGTTTGTGCTGTTTGCCGGCCCGACGGTGTTTATTCTCAATACCGGGCTGGAAAGCCTCGGCCGCTCGCTCACTCATATGGCTACCATGATGACGTGGACGGAAGCTTTCGGCCAGTTTGAGCAGCACGGCTTTAAGCGCACAAACTTTCCGCAGGATTGGACGGTGTTTTATTGGGCGTGGTGGCTGGTGTTTGCGCCCACCATCGGCTTGTTTATCGCCAAGATTTCCAAAGGCCGCACCATTCGCCAAATGGCGGTCGGTTCGATTTTTTTCGGCTCGCTCGGCTGCGCGGTGTTCTTTATTATTTTGGGCAACTACGGCCTGTATATGCAGCTGACCGGTGCGCTGGATGTGGTGGCGGTGTTGAACGAGCGCGGTGCTACCGCCACTATTTTCGCCATTTTGGGCACGTTGCCGATGGCCAAGCTGGCGATTGCGGTGTTTACGGTGCTGGCTGTGATTTTCACCGCCACCACGTTCGACAGTATTTCTTATATTCTGGCCTCGGTGGTGCAGCGCGAAGTGGATGGCGAGCCGCACCGTTGGAACCGTTTATTTTGGGCGTTTACCCTTTGCTTTATGCCGGCTTCGCTGATGTTTATCGGCGGCCTCTCCACGCTTCAGACGGCCTCGATTTTTGCGGGCGCACCGCTGCTGCTGATTATGAGCCTGATTATGCTCTCCACCATCAAAGCGGCGAAATACGACTTGCATTATCAGCCCGATTATTCGTTGAAAACCATCCATATCGAAGAATTGCCCGATAATGCGCCGTGGGAGCAGGGCGAAACTTCGGAAGCGCCGCAAGGCTCGGTGTTGGCGCAACAGGCGCAATATGAAGAATTACGCCAGCAGCAAAACGATGAATCGAAAGATTGA
- a CDS encoding PhoH family protein produces the protein MSPNLEGSGRKLFILDTNVLLHDPSSLFKFKEHDLYIPIITLEEMDAHKKGMSDVARNARQASRFLDELINADLHLLRTGIPLACTGRSEAEGMLILQTHIEEAPLPAGLPTGKGDNQILAIVKALSDKISDYDYVALVSKDINIRIKARALGLHAEDYTNDKVLEDSDILYSGYHELAPDFWTNNGTHLNSWQEAGSVFYEVEGPDAENLRPNELLIDRNENQILQVRVLEQQGRRATLQTVKDYSNIRHNVFGITARNWGQNYALNLLMDPEIDLVTLLGQAGTGKTLLTLAAALNQTLDHKRYNEIIMTRITVPVGDDIGFLPGTEEEKMNPWMGALEDNLEVLTGIGHEGDPEFGTWAKKATADLIRARIKVKSLNFMRGRTFQNKFLIIDEAQNLTPKQMKTLITRAGNGTKVVCLGNLAQIDTPYLTEGSSGLTYAVDRFQGWKHFGHITLQQGERSRLADYAVEIL, from the coding sequence ATGTCACCCAATCTCGAAGGCTCCGGCCGCAAGCTGTTTATCCTCGACACCAATGTGCTGCTGCACGACCCTTCCAGCCTGTTCAAATTCAAAGAACACGACCTTTACATTCCCATCATCACGCTTGAAGAAATGGATGCGCACAAAAAAGGCATGTCCGACGTTGCCCGCAACGCCCGCCAAGCCAGCCGCTTTCTCGACGAGCTCATCAATGCCGACCTGCATCTGCTGCGCACCGGCATTCCACTGGCCTGCACCGGCCGCAGCGAAGCCGAAGGCATGCTGATTCTGCAAACCCACATCGAAGAAGCACCGCTGCCCGCCGGCCTGCCCACCGGCAAAGGCGACAACCAGATTTTGGCAATTGTAAAAGCCTTGTCCGACAAAATCAGCGATTATGACTATGTGGCACTGGTGTCGAAAGACATCAATATCCGCATCAAAGCGCGCGCCCTCGGCTTGCACGCCGAAGACTACACCAACGACAAAGTATTAGAAGACAGCGACATCCTCTACAGCGGCTACCACGAGCTGGCTCCCGATTTCTGGACCAATAACGGTACCCACCTCAATTCCTGGCAAGAAGCCGGCAGCGTATTTTACGAAGTAGAAGGCCCCGATGCCGAAAACCTGCGCCCCAACGAGCTGCTCATCGACCGCAACGAAAACCAAATCCTACAAGTGCGCGTGCTGGAACAGCAAGGCCGCCGCGCCACCCTGCAAACCGTAAAAGACTACAGCAACATCCGCCACAACGTATTCGGCATTACCGCCCGCAACTGGGGGCAAAACTACGCCCTCAACCTGCTGATGGATCCCGAAATCGATTTGGTCACCCTGCTCGGCCAGGCCGGCACCGGCAAAACCCTGCTCACCCTGGCCGCCGCCCTCAACCAAACCCTCGACCACAAACGCTACAACGAAATCATCATGACCCGCATCACCGTGCCCGTAGGCGACGACATCGGCTTTCTGCCCGGCACCGAAGAAGAAAAAATGAACCCGTGGATGGGCGCGCTCGAAGACAACCTTGAAGTGCTCACCGGCATCGGCCACGAAGGCGATCCCGAATTCGGCACCTGGGCCAAAAAAGCCACCGCCGATTTAATCCGCGCCCGCATCAAAGTCAAATCACTCAACTTTATGCGCGGCCGCACCTTTCAAAACAAATTTCTGATTATCGACGAAGCACAAAACCTCACCCCCAAACAGATGAAAACCCTCATCACCCGCGCCGGCAACGGCACCAAAGTCGTATGCCTCGGCAACCTTGCCCAAATCGACACCCCCTATCTCACCGAAGGCAGCAGCGGCCTCACTTACGCCGTCGACCGCTTTCAAGGCTGGAAACACTTCGGCCACATTACCCTGCAACAGGGCGAACGCTCGCGGCTGGCCGATTATGCAGTAGAGATTTTGTAG